Proteins encoded within one genomic window of Alteribacter populi:
- a CDS encoding gluconeogenesis factor YvcK family protein: protein MKKANIVILGGGTGLSVLLRGLKTFPVDITAIVTVADDGGSSGRLRKELDIPPPGDVRNVLIALSEVEPLVEELFQHRFENGNGLSGHSLGNLLLAGMTSITGGDFARGVQVLSRILNVRGKVLPAANNSIVLHAEMEDGTLIEGESKIPQAGKRIKRVFLEPADATPLAESIKAIEEADLIVIGPGSLYTSILPNLLVPGIAESVKKAKADKVYVCNVMTQPGETDHFSAGDHVQALVDHVGDDLLDKVLVNVQNIPHSYAQRYAGEGAAEVKVDVDRLESLGVEVIGDDLLYFDNYLLRHDALKVSQRLVSML, encoded by the coding sequence TTGAAGAAGGCAAATATCGTGATTCTCGGGGGAGGAACCGGTTTATCAGTATTACTAAGGGGTTTGAAGACGTTCCCGGTGGACATCACAGCGATAGTGACTGTAGCTGATGATGGCGGAAGTTCTGGGCGGTTAAGAAAAGAGCTCGACATACCACCACCAGGAGACGTGAGGAACGTGCTTATAGCGTTATCTGAAGTGGAACCCCTTGTCGAAGAGCTGTTTCAGCATCGATTTGAAAACGGAAACGGATTATCTGGCCACTCGTTAGGAAATTTATTACTAGCGGGAATGACCTCGATCACAGGCGGTGATTTTGCTCGCGGTGTTCAAGTATTAAGTCGAATTTTAAATGTAAGGGGAAAAGTACTTCCTGCAGCAAATAACAGCATTGTCCTTCACGCTGAAATGGAAGACGGTACTCTTATTGAAGGCGAGTCGAAAATTCCACAAGCGGGAAAGCGAATCAAGCGTGTGTTTTTAGAACCTGCTGACGCTACGCCATTAGCAGAGTCCATTAAAGCGATTGAAGAAGCGGACCTTATCGTTATCGGTCCAGGGAGCCTCTACACGAGTATTTTACCGAACCTTCTTGTGCCTGGAATTGCTGAATCCGTGAAAAAAGCAAAAGCAGATAAAGTCTACGTATGTAATGTCATGACGCAGCCTGGGGAAACCGATCATTTCAGTGCAGGGGATCACGTTCAAGCTCTTGTTGATCATGTTGGAGATGATCTGTTAGATAAAGTACTTGTTAATGTGCAAAACATTCCTCACTCTTACGCTCAACGTTATGCAGGAGAAGGCGCAGCCGAAGTAAAGGTAGATGTTGATCGGTTAGAAAGCCTGGGAGTAGAAGTGATCGGGGATGACCTGTTATACTTTGATAATTACCTACTTAGGCATGATGCGTTGAAGGTTTCTCAACGACTCGTCTCGATGTTGTAA
- a CDS encoding glutaredoxin family protein, with amino-acid sequence MKLYFYTKKQCPLCEKGLSFLKLLKDNFDFIIEEVDIYDDDRLLELYQIRIPVVTDDKGIVLDEGILSSFTLKQKIEDIQKMREK; translated from the coding sequence ATGAAGCTATATTTTTACACGAAAAAACAATGTCCTTTATGTGAGAAGGGGCTTTCTTTTTTAAAGCTACTAAAAGATAATTTTGATTTTATCATAGAAGAAGTTGATATTTATGATGATGACCGTTTACTTGAGTTATATCAAATTCGAATCCCTGTCGTAACGGATGATAAAGGGATTGTGTTAGATGAAGGGATCCTTTCTTCATTTACCTTAAAACAAAAAATAGAGGATATTCAAAAGATGCGGGAAAAATAA
- the hisA gene encoding 1-(5-phosphoribosyl)-5-[(5-phosphoribosylamino)methylideneamino]imidazole-4-carboxamide isomerase, whose translation MFTIYPAIDMRDGKCVRLIQGDYDQETVYGDSPFDMAATFAQDGASWVHMVDLDGAKEGEPVNHAHVIRAAEELNVRIQVGGGIRTEKSAAAYLDYGIDRIILGSSAISDPTFVQNLLRTYGGDRIVIGIDARDGYVATHGWLTTSTVKAEDLAQELITHGAKRFVMTDISRDGMLSGPNVDAIANLAEQTGRKVIASGGVSELPDLKRLKQKAHLGVEGAIVGKALYEGRFTLKQALAEVTNAY comes from the coding sequence ATGTTTACAATTTATCCGGCTATTGATATGCGTGATGGGAAGTGTGTTCGTCTTATCCAGGGAGATTATGATCAGGAAACCGTTTACGGCGATTCTCCTTTTGATATGGCTGCTACTTTTGCACAGGATGGGGCAAGTTGGGTCCACATGGTTGATTTAGACGGTGCAAAAGAAGGCGAGCCTGTAAACCATGCTCACGTTATTCGTGCAGCCGAAGAGTTGAATGTACGTATTCAAGTTGGTGGAGGGATCCGGACAGAGAAATCTGCCGCTGCATATTTAGATTATGGAATCGACCGCATCATTCTTGGAAGTTCGGCGATATCTGATCCTACCTTTGTGCAAAATCTACTTCGTACCTACGGTGGTGACCGAATTGTTATTGGGATCGATGCTCGCGATGGCTATGTGGCGACGCACGGCTGGCTAACGACATCTACAGTAAAAGCTGAAGATTTGGCTCAAGAACTAATTACTCACGGGGCGAAAAGGTTTGTGATGACGGACATTTCTCGAGATGGTATGCTCAGTGGTCCCAACGTGGATGCGATTGCAAATTTAGCTGAGCAGACCGGGAGAAAAGTGATTGCTTCTGGTGGTGTGAGCGAATTACCGGACCTCAAACGTTTAAAGCAGAAAGCTCACCTTGGTGTAGAAGGAGCGATCGTTGGAAAGGCCTTGTATGAAGGGCGATTTACCCTGAAACAAGCGCTCGCGGAGGTGACTAATGCTTACTAA
- the hisF gene encoding imidazole glycerol phosphate synthase subunit HisF produces MLTKRIIPCLDVKEGRVVKGVQFVDLRDAGDPVELAAFYDEEGADELVFLDISASHEGRETMVDVIEEVAGELAIPFTVGGGINTLADMKRILRAGADKVSLNTAAINRPELIQEGADYFGSQCIVVAIDAQWDEEMGSWRVYTHGGRNATKLNAVDWAKKAVELGAGEILLTSMDMDGAKSGFHLTLTSAISEAVTVPVIASGGAGKKEHFFDAFTKGRADAALAASIFHYKETSVAEVKGWLKERGLNIR; encoded by the coding sequence ATGCTTACTAAACGAATTATCCCTTGTTTAGATGTGAAAGAAGGTAGGGTTGTTAAGGGAGTTCAATTCGTTGATCTTCGAGATGCCGGTGATCCGGTTGAACTGGCGGCTTTTTATGACGAGGAAGGGGCGGATGAACTCGTATTTTTAGACATTAGTGCCTCTCATGAAGGTCGGGAAACGATGGTTGATGTCATTGAAGAGGTTGCCGGTGAGCTAGCGATTCCGTTTACTGTTGGCGGTGGGATTAATACGTTGGCTGATATGAAACGGATCTTGCGTGCAGGTGCAGACAAAGTGTCGTTAAATACAGCAGCTATTAATCGACCAGAGCTTATCCAAGAAGGTGCTGATTACTTTGGATCTCAGTGTATTGTCGTTGCAATCGATGCTCAGTGGGACGAAGAAATGGGCTCTTGGCGTGTCTACACTCACGGTGGGCGAAATGCAACGAAGCTAAATGCCGTTGACTGGGCAAAAAAAGCAGTAGAGTTAGGAGCAGGGGAAATTTTACTTACGAGTATGGACATGGACGGAGCTAAATCAGGCTTCCATCTTACGTTAACGAGTGCAATAAGTGAAGCTGTCACAGTACCTGTAATTGCTTCAGGTGGTGCTGGGAAAAAAGAACATTTTTTTGATGCTTTTACAAAAGGAAGAGCTGACGCGGCATTAGCGGCTTCGATTTTTCATTATAAAGAAACGAGTGTTGCTGAAGTGAAAGGTTGGTTGAAGGAAAGGGGGCTGAACATCCGGTGA
- the rapZ gene encoding RNase adapter RapZ yields the protein MVEKENQPVRATDMEIVIITGMSGAGKTVAVHSLEDLGYFCVDNLPPALIPKFVDLIKNSGDKMKKVAFVIDLRGRDFFDELFETIDYLSGEAKVTPQIVFLDAKDSALVRRYKETRRSHPLSGDGPPLEGIKLERQMLDELKGQAQLIVDTTELKPLALREKIIERFASPDKQVFSVQVMSFGYKHGIPIDADLVFDVRFLPNPHYIDHMRPKTGLDKEVSDYVLKWAETQQFNDKLHDLLTYILPHYKREGKSQLVVAIGCTGGKHRSVTLAEFFMKKLTDQGYMTYVTHRDVEKGKREG from the coding sequence ATGGTCGAAAAGGAAAATCAGCCTGTTAGAGCCACGGACATGGAAATTGTCATTATAACTGGGATGTCAGGTGCAGGAAAAACCGTAGCTGTACACAGCTTAGAAGACTTGGGTTATTTTTGTGTGGATAATCTGCCTCCAGCACTCATACCGAAATTTGTAGACCTGATAAAGAATTCAGGCGATAAAATGAAAAAAGTAGCATTCGTGATCGATTTGCGTGGCAGGGACTTTTTCGATGAATTGTTCGAAACCATTGACTATTTGAGTGGGGAAGCTAAGGTTACACCGCAGATTGTCTTTTTAGATGCGAAAGATAGCGCGTTAGTACGTCGGTATAAAGAAACAAGGCGTTCCCACCCGCTGTCTGGTGATGGTCCACCATTAGAAGGAATTAAACTCGAACGCCAAATGCTTGATGAATTAAAAGGCCAAGCGCAGTTGATCGTAGATACAACAGAACTAAAACCACTAGCACTTAGGGAAAAAATAATTGAACGTTTTGCCTCACCAGATAAACAAGTCTTTTCTGTGCAAGTGATGTCTTTTGGATATAAACATGGAATTCCGATTGATGCTGATCTCGTATTTGATGTTCGATTCCTGCCGAACCCCCATTATATTGATCATATGCGGCCGAAAACTGGATTGGATAAGGAAGTATCCGACTACGTGTTAAAGTGGGCGGAGACGCAACAATTTAATGATAAACTGCATGATCTTCTCACCTACATCCTTCCACATTATAAGCGGGAAGGGAAAAGTCAGCTAGTGGTGGCCATCGGTTGTACCGGCGGAAAACACCGGTCTGTAACATTAGCTGAGTTTTTCATGAAAAAGCTGACCGATCAAGGGTATATGACTTACGTTACCCATCGAGATGTTGAGAAAGGAAAGCGAGAAGGTTGA
- the rpoN gene encoding RNA polymerase factor sigma-54 translates to MMNMDLGLYQQQTMKLVMTNELRQAITILQYSVLDLNHYLHEQQLENPLIELKENRAQEELVRDNMNLQTPYYDSRNRQDHDDDYSVIDNVSEQEEGLQDFLLAQIRFLEISDQLRRSVVYLALSIDKNGYLPFSLDKLAEELQEPIEEAAKALNVLQSLEPAGIGATSIKECLLLQLRQLENRDLLAERVVENNLDLIAKKQYQKIAKLEQVDVFDIQSVSDLIQTLNPRPGAVFHDEPAEYVTPDVTVKEIDGEYKVMLNEQHLPKVSLNRGYERMLQEKNDEVDEYLKQKYEQLQWIIKSIVQRQETLKKVTEAIVEHQEAFFEHGPGYLQPLTLKQIAESVDVHESTVSRATTKKYVQTSRGVFELKYFFTSMVGGNSNGGDGASSEKVKIYMKRLVDQESKRKPLSDQKLADLLKAEYDLHVSRRTVAKYRDEMHIPSSSQRKRFT, encoded by the coding sequence ATGATGAACATGGACTTAGGTTTATACCAACAGCAGACAATGAAGCTGGTCATGACGAATGAACTTCGTCAAGCGATTACCATTTTGCAATATTCCGTGTTGGATTTGAATCATTACTTACACGAACAGCAGCTTGAAAATCCGTTAATCGAACTGAAGGAAAACCGAGCCCAGGAAGAGCTCGTTCGCGACAATATGAATTTACAAACACCTTATTATGATAGTAGAAATCGTCAAGACCACGATGATGATTATTCTGTCATTGATAATGTGAGTGAACAAGAAGAGGGGCTACAAGATTTTCTTTTAGCGCAAATCCGGTTTTTAGAGATTTCAGATCAACTCCGGCGAAGCGTGGTTTACTTGGCTCTGAGTATAGACAAAAATGGCTATTTACCTTTTTCATTAGATAAGTTAGCGGAGGAATTGCAAGAACCGATCGAAGAGGCAGCCAAAGCGTTAAACGTGTTACAAAGCCTTGAACCTGCGGGGATTGGCGCAACATCTATAAAGGAATGCTTGCTTTTGCAATTGCGACAACTAGAAAATCGAGACCTTTTGGCAGAACGGGTCGTGGAAAATAATCTAGATCTTATTGCGAAAAAGCAATACCAAAAAATCGCCAAACTAGAACAGGTAGACGTTTTTGATATTCAAAGTGTGTCAGATCTTATTCAAACTTTAAATCCGAGGCCGGGTGCTGTGTTTCATGATGAACCAGCTGAATATGTGACTCCTGATGTGACCGTGAAGGAAATCGACGGTGAATACAAAGTGATGCTAAACGAACAGCACTTACCAAAAGTGTCTCTAAATCGGGGATATGAACGGATGCTCCAAGAAAAGAATGATGAAGTCGATGAATATTTAAAACAAAAATACGAACAATTGCAGTGGATCATCAAAAGTATTGTTCAACGACAGGAGACGCTTAAGAAAGTTACAGAGGCCATAGTGGAGCACCAAGAGGCATTTTTCGAACACGGCCCAGGTTATTTACAGCCTCTGACTTTAAAACAAATCGCAGAAAGTGTTGATGTTCATGAATCGACTGTTTCACGTGCGACAACAAAGAAATATGTGCAAACGTCTCGGGGAGTATTCGAGCTGAAGTATTTTTTCACTTCCATGGTTGGAGGAAATTCAAATGGAGGAGACGGTGCTTCTTCTGAAAAAGTAAAGATTTATATGAAGCGGTTAGTTGACCAGGAATCAAAAAGGAAACCATTATCCGACCAAAAACTGGCCGACTTGCTAAAGGCAGAGTACGATCTTCATGTATCTAGACGAACGGTAGCTAAATACCGTGATGAAATGCACATTCCTTCTTCTTCGCAACGAAAACGATTTACGTAA
- the whiA gene encoding DNA-binding protein WhiA encodes MSFASVTKKELTQLEVDQCCKKAELAALIRMNGSLSFGNKQFILDIQTENAAIARRIYSLIKDLFSIHVELLVRKKMRLKKNNVYVVRISNQAKRLLEDLKIIDGVFSFTRDISPELIETDCCKRAYLRGAFLAGGSVNHPETSSYHLEIFSLYEEHNDSLRKLMNHFHLNAKMLERKKGFILYLKEGERISDFLNIIGAHQALLRFEDVRIMKDMRNSVNRLVNCETANLNKTVGAAMRQVENIRFIQEEVGLESLPDKLREIAELRVKHQDVTLKELGEMVESGKVSKSGVNHRLRKIDEFANKIKAGENV; translated from the coding sequence ATGTCCTTTGCTTCTGTGACAAAAAAAGAGCTGACACAACTAGAAGTTGATCAATGCTGTAAAAAAGCAGAGCTTGCAGCATTAATTCGAATGAATGGCTCTTTGTCATTTGGAAACAAGCAGTTTATTCTCGATATCCAAACCGAGAACGCGGCCATTGCTAGAAGAATATATTCGCTAATTAAGGACTTATTTTCGATTCATGTTGAGCTTTTAGTTCGAAAGAAAATGCGTCTGAAAAAAAACAATGTTTATGTTGTGCGCATTTCTAATCAAGCGAAGAGGCTTTTAGAAGACCTAAAAATTATTGACGGTGTATTTTCATTTACGAGAGATATTTCACCGGAATTAATCGAAACAGATTGCTGTAAACGTGCGTATTTAAGAGGCGCTTTCTTAGCGGGAGGTTCGGTCAATCACCCGGAGACATCCTCCTATCATTTGGAGATTTTTTCTTTATATGAGGAACATAATGATTCATTACGTAAACTCATGAATCATTTTCATCTTAATGCCAAAATGTTAGAGCGGAAAAAAGGATTTATTCTCTATTTGAAAGAAGGAGAACGGATCAGTGACTTTTTAAACATAATTGGTGCTCATCAAGCGCTTCTGCGTTTTGAAGATGTGAGAATCATGAAAGATATGCGAAATTCAGTGAACCGCCTCGTAAATTGTGAAACGGCCAACTTAAATAAAACGGTAGGAGCTGCGATGAGACAGGTCGAGAATATCCGTTTTATACAAGAAGAAGTAGGTTTAGAGTCGTTACCGGACAAGCTTAGAGAGATTGCTGAACTTCGTGTTAAACATCAGGATGTAACATTAAAAGAGCTTGGGGAAATGGTGGAAAGCGGAAAAGTAAGTAAATCAGGTGTCAATCATCGCCTACGTAAAATTGATGAATTCGCCAATAAAATTAAAGCAGGGGAAAATGTGTAG
- the trxB gene encoding thioredoxin-disulfide reductase: MTEEKIYDVVIIGAGPAGMTAAVYTSRANLSTVMVERGMPGGQMANTEDVENYPGYDSILGPDLSNKMFEHAKKFGAEYKYGDVKEIIDGKEYKRIILGNGEMKARSIIITTGAKYKELGVDGEKELGGRGVSYCAVCDGAFFKEKDLVVVGGGDSAVEEAVYLTRFASKVTVVHRRDELRAQKILQDRAFASDKIDFIWSHVVKEINAKDGKVGSVTLVDKSDGSEREFKTDGVFIYIGMLPINEPFINLGITNEDGYVETDEEMETKIPGIFAAGDIREKTLRQIVTATGDGSIAAQAAQHYVESLAEELENSKTKS; this comes from the coding sequence GTGACTGAAGAAAAAATTTATGATGTTGTAATTATTGGTGCAGGTCCTGCAGGTATGACAGCAGCTGTTTACACATCGCGTGCAAACTTATCAACTGTAATGGTTGAGCGAGGTATGCCAGGCGGGCAAATGGCCAATACAGAAGACGTGGAAAACTATCCTGGCTATGATAGTATCCTTGGGCCGGATTTATCCAATAAAATGTTTGAGCATGCAAAAAAGTTCGGCGCAGAATATAAATATGGTGATGTAAAAGAAATCATCGATGGTAAAGAGTACAAACGCATCATTTTAGGAAATGGCGAGATGAAAGCACGCTCAATCATTATTACAACGGGTGCAAAGTACAAAGAGCTTGGCGTCGACGGTGAAAAAGAACTTGGTGGCCGAGGCGTATCTTATTGTGCCGTGTGTGACGGTGCCTTCTTTAAAGAAAAAGATCTTGTTGTCGTAGGTGGAGGAGACTCTGCTGTCGAAGAGGCTGTATACTTGACGAGATTTGCGAGTAAAGTAACCGTGGTTCACCGACGAGACGAGTTACGAGCGCAAAAGATTTTGCAAGACCGTGCTTTTGCTAGTGACAAAATTGACTTTATTTGGAGCCACGTTGTAAAAGAGATTAACGCGAAGGATGGCAAAGTCGGCAGTGTTACACTGGTTGATAAGAGTGATGGTTCTGAACGAGAATTCAAAACCGACGGTGTGTTCATTTACATCGGCATGCTGCCAATCAATGAGCCATTTATTAACCTTGGAATTACAAACGAAGACGGCTACGTAGAAACGGACGAAGAGATGGAAACGAAAATTCCTGGTATCTTTGCTGCAGGAGATATTCGTGAAAAGACATTGCGTCAAATCGTAACCGCAACCGGAGACGGAAGTATCGCAGCTCAAGCCGCACAACATTACGTTGAGAGCTTAGCTGAAGAGCTGGAAAACTCAAAGACAAAAAGCTAA
- the clpP gene encoding ATP-dependent Clp endopeptidase proteolytic subunit ClpP, translating to MNLIPTVIEQTNRGERAYDIYSRLLKDRIIMLGSAIDDNVANSIVAQLLFLAAEDPEKDISLYINSPGGSITSGMAIYDTMQFIAPKVQTICIGMAASMGAFLLAAGEPGKRFALPNSEVMIHQPLGGTQGQASDIEIHAKRILEMREKLNQILSERTGQPLEVIQRDTDRDNFMIAEAAKKYGLIDDVMEKKSEISS from the coding sequence ATGAATTTAATTCCTACAGTTATTGAACAAACAAACCGTGGCGAGCGTGCGTATGATATTTACTCCCGCTTGTTAAAAGACCGTATTATTATGCTTGGATCAGCAATTGATGACAACGTGGCGAACTCAATCGTTGCCCAGCTTCTTTTCTTAGCTGCTGAAGACCCAGAAAAAGATATCTCCCTTTATATTAATAGTCCAGGTGGCTCTATCACATCAGGGATGGCGATTTACGATACAATGCAGTTCATTGCACCAAAAGTTCAAACAATCTGTATCGGAATGGCCGCTAGTATGGGAGCCTTCCTTCTTGCCGCAGGTGAACCAGGTAAGCGATTTGCCCTTCCAAATAGTGAAGTAATGATACACCAACCTCTAGGCGGAACACAAGGTCAAGCTTCTGATATTGAAATTCACGCAAAACGCATTCTCGAGATGCGCGAGAAGTTGAACCAAATTCTTTCTGAACGTACAGGTCAGCCATTGGAAGTAATCCAACGAGATACAGATCGCGATAATTTCATGATAGCTGAAGCTGCAAAGAAATACGGCTTAATCGACGATGTAATGGAGAAAAAATCAGAAATCAGCTCATAA
- a CDS encoding HPr family phosphocarrier protein yields MIEQTLTVKRKTGLQARPAALFVQEANRFASNIYIEREGKKVNAKSIMGIMSLAIGAGKTISLTIEGNDESEALNALKEFVETDE; encoded by the coding sequence ATGATTGAACAAACGCTAACTGTCAAAAGAAAAACGGGTTTACAGGCTCGACCAGCAGCTTTGTTCGTACAAGAAGCTAACCGATTTGCCTCAAATATTTACATTGAGCGAGAAGGAAAGAAAGTAAATGCGAAAAGCATCATGGGAATTATGAGCTTGGCGATTGGGGCGGGCAAAACAATCTCGCTAACGATCGAAGGAAATGACGAAAGTGAAGCACTGAATGCTCTCAAGGAATTTGTAGAAACAGACGAATAA
- a CDS encoding tetratricopeptide repeat protein: MRNINSNEKMGQVIPFLQDGAYFYKKGIEAYQNRNTNQALQYIRRAIRLEPEEPVFLCQLAIVLAEQGQFEESNEWLEKVIHEIDENMAECYFFLANNLAHAGEFDIAVQHLRTYLNMDPKGEFAEDATTLLEMLEDDGEDLEDEEETEEQLAHSRLERAADLIDRAQFGEAEREVTTSLSEVPTQWDLYAYLSEAMFHQGEKEQAMGIIDDLLMKEESNFLAQCNLVVFLKEMNDSRWEMFAQRLRVMRPMDDWYGYHLAKTWFLLGDYDEAYDRFKRLYQRHTFSKRPRFYHQMALTAWFVGDHEKARQLWKRVIQFDHQQKSLAESCLDTLSTGGTPEQSWFYYRLPVLESKS; this comes from the coding sequence GTGCGAAATATAAATTCTAACGAAAAGATGGGGCAGGTTATTCCTTTTTTGCAAGACGGTGCATATTTTTATAAAAAAGGGATCGAAGCTTATCAGAATCGAAATACGAATCAAGCGCTTCAATATATTCGACGTGCGATCCGTCTTGAGCCGGAAGAGCCGGTTTTTTTATGCCAGTTAGCGATTGTTCTTGCAGAGCAGGGGCAGTTTGAAGAATCTAACGAATGGCTTGAGAAAGTAATCCATGAAATAGATGAGAACATGGCAGAGTGCTATTTCTTTTTAGCGAATAACCTTGCACATGCAGGGGAGTTTGATATTGCGGTTCAGCATCTGAGAACGTATTTAAATATGGATCCGAAAGGCGAATTTGCTGAAGATGCTACGACTTTATTAGAGATGCTTGAAGATGATGGTGAAGATCTTGAGGACGAAGAAGAAACAGAAGAGCAGCTTGCTCACAGTCGTCTTGAAAGAGCGGCGGACCTTATTGATCGTGCCCAATTTGGTGAGGCCGAGCGAGAGGTTACAACTTCTCTTTCTGAAGTGCCGACCCAATGGGATCTTTATGCCTATTTATCAGAAGCGATGTTTCATCAAGGAGAAAAAGAGCAAGCCATGGGCATTATTGATGATTTACTGATGAAGGAAGAAAGCAACTTTCTCGCTCAGTGTAATTTAGTTGTCTTCTTAAAGGAAATGAACGACAGCCGATGGGAGATGTTTGCTCAAAGATTACGTGTCATGAGACCTATGGATGATTGGTATGGCTATCACCTTGCTAAGACGTGGTTCCTCCTTGGCGATTATGATGAAGCTTATGATAGGTTTAAACGGTTGTATCAACGACATACGTTTTCAAAGCGTCCGCGTTTTTATCACCAAATGGCGTTAACGGCATGGTTTGTCGGAGACCATGAGAAGGCAAGACAACTTTGGAAAAGGGTCATTCAATTTGATCATCAGCAAAAAAGTCTGGCCGAAAGTTGTTTAGACACATTAAGCACAGGTGGAACCCCGGAACAGTCTTGGTTTTATTATCGGTTGCCGGTTCTTGAATCTAAGTCCTAA
- the hisIE gene encoding bifunctional phosphoribosyl-AMP cyclohydrolase/phosphoribosyl-ATP diphosphatase HisIE: MNSAELTFDDQGLIPAIVQDAVTKEVLTLAYMSEESLEKSIETKQTWFYSRSRQELWHKGATSGNTQSIYDIIFDCDKDALVVLVETDGPACHRGTESCFTTSLLSGVEVEGGEEVAASVRRERFAIIEELERTIAQREKERPEGSYTSYLFDEGVDKILKKVGEEASEVIIASKNRSKEELTWETADLLYHLLVLLEEQKLPLDNILERLENRFGKKHLKE; the protein is encoded by the coding sequence GTGAATAGTGCAGAGTTAACGTTTGATGATCAGGGACTGATACCGGCAATTGTTCAAGATGCTGTGACGAAAGAGGTTCTGACGCTTGCTTATATGAGTGAGGAATCACTTGAAAAAAGTATTGAGACGAAGCAGACGTGGTTTTATAGCCGCTCTCGGCAGGAGCTCTGGCATAAAGGAGCAACTTCCGGTAATACGCAATCGATTTACGACATCATTTTTGACTGTGACAAAGATGCCCTCGTCGTCCTTGTTGAAACTGATGGACCGGCCTGTCATCGCGGCACAGAGAGTTGCTTTACGACATCGTTACTATCAGGGGTGGAAGTAGAGGGGGGCGAAGAAGTAGCTGCGTCAGTACGCCGAGAGCGCTTTGCGATCATTGAAGAACTTGAACGAACGATTGCGCAGCGTGAGAAAGAACGGCCAGAAGGATCCTACACGTCTTATTTGTTCGATGAAGGTGTAGATAAAATTCTTAAAAAAGTCGGAGAAGAAGCATCAGAAGTCATTATCGCTTCTAAAAACCGTTCTAAAGAGGAGTTGACATGGGAAACTGCGGACCTCTTGTATCATCTTCTCGTATTATTAGAGGAACAAAAACTTCCGCTAGACAACATTCTCGAGCGATTAGAAAATCGGTTCGGAAAAAAACATTTAAAAGAATAG
- a CDS encoding 8-oxo-dGTP diphosphatase — protein sequence MRRVTNCILRDQDHVLLLQKPSRGWWVAPGGKMEPRESVKESAVREFKEETGLDLYEPTLKGVFTVVIEEEGKAIDEWMLFTFYAEKFSGSLLSESPEGHLAWQMVDHVKHLPMAEGDHHFFDHIFNRSGLIYGTFVYSPDYQLLSCNLDPE from the coding sequence ATGCGAAGGGTCACTAACTGTATATTACGTGATCAAGATCATGTTCTTTTATTGCAAAAACCTAGCCGAGGTTGGTGGGTGGCGCCAGGTGGAAAGATGGAGCCGAGAGAGTCGGTAAAAGAGAGTGCCGTTCGGGAATTCAAAGAAGAGACGGGCCTGGATCTTTATGAACCCACACTTAAAGGCGTTTTTACCGTTGTTATAGAAGAAGAAGGGAAAGCCATTGATGAATGGATGCTCTTCACCTTTTATGCTGAAAAGTTCAGTGGCAGTCTACTAAGTGAGTCACCAGAAGGTCACTTAGCGTGGCAAATGGTTGATCATGTAAAACACTTACCGATGGCAGAAGGAGATCATCATTTTTTCGACCATATATTTAATCGCAGCGGGTTAATTTATGGTACATTTGTTTATTCTCCTGATTATCAACTTTTGTCATGCAACTTAGATCCGGAATAA